A stretch of DNA from Acidimicrobiales bacterium:
GCTGCGGTGGCGGCTGCTGCTGGCCGTAGCCCTGCTGGCCGTAGCCCTGGCCCGACGGCGTCTGGCCGTAGTTCTGGGGGGCGTAGTTCTCGCCCGACGACTGCGCCTGGCCGTAGCCGGCGTCGGCCTGGCCGTAGCCCTGGCCCGAGGTCTGCTGCTGGCCGTAGCCGGCCTGCTGCTGAGCGCCGTAGCCAGCGGCCTGCGGCTGCTGGTTGGTCGGATCGGTGCTGCGGTTGCCGGCGGCGTCGACCACGTGCTCGGACCACTGGGTGCCGTCGTGGTACCTCTGCGAGAACCGGCCGGACGGGTCCGCGTACCAGCCGGGGGTGACCTGAGACATCGCGAGCTGCTCCTGTTTCCGTAAAGAGTCCGCCGAGTGTGAGCGACCCTAGCCCCCAACACGGCGTAGTCGATAGGTCACGTTCTCGCAGGTGCGCGCGGCGGTCACCCCCACACTCACTGCACGGGGTGGACCCTCGAGCGGCAACCGTAGGCTCCCCAGCCGATGCCGCAGTACCTGCCCATGAAGGCGACCACCGCGCGGTTGCCGGAGGGCGCCGACTGGACCTATGAGCTCAAGTGGGACGGCATGCGCGCGCTGTCGGAGGTGCGCGGCGGGGAGCTGCGCATCTGGTCGTCGAACGCCAAGGACGCGACCGTGTCGTACCCGGAGCTGGCCGTGCTCGCCGACGCGTTCCCCCTCGACGTGGTGCTCGACGGCGAGATCGTGGCGCTCGACGAGGCGGGGCACCCCAGCTTCGGGCGCCTCCAGAACCGCATGCACATCACGTCGCCGGCCGAAGCCGCCCGCCGGGCCGCCGACGTGCCGGTCGAGCTGGTGCTGTTCGACGTGCTGCAGGTGGGCGACCGACCCACGATCGGGCTCCCGCTCAGCGACCGGCGCACGGTGCTGCGGTCCCTGGCCGACGACCTCCCGCCCGGCGTGCAGGTGGCGGGGGTGTTCGACGACGGCCCGGGCCTGCTCGCCGCCGCCGCCCACCAGGGGCTCGAAGGGGTGATCGCCAAGCGGGCCGGCTCGGTGTACCGGCCGGGGAAGCGCACGGCCGACTGGGTGAAGGTGAAGGTGCAGCGGCGCCAGGAGCTGGTGGTCGGCGGTTGGGCCGAGGGCCAGGGCGAGCGCGCCGGCACCTTCGGGGCTCTGCTGGTCGGCTACCACGACACGTCGGTGCCGGAGCGGCCCCTGCGCTACGCCGGCCGTGTCGGCACCGGCTTCACCGGGGCGACGCTGGCCGAGCTGCGCACGACGCTGGCCGAGCTGGCCACCGACCAGTGCCCGTTCACGCCGTCCCCGCCGCACCTGCGCTCCCGTGACGCCCACTGGGTGCGGCCGGAGCTGGTGGCCGAGATCGGCTTCGGGAACTGGACCGACGAGGGGCTGCTGCGCCACCCCGTGTACCTGGGGTTGCGCAACGACGTCGACCCCGAACGGGTCGTGCGCGAGCCGTCGCCGTGACGGCGGGCAGGGCCGCCGCCGCTACGCAACCACCCCGCTTCCGACACGGGCGGTGGGCGCCGTAGGCTCCGATGCTGCGTGGAGCGCAATGACGGGGACTCCGTTCGGTTGACCGTGCCGGCGACGTCGGCGGCTGTGCGCATCGCCCGCGTCGGCGCGGCGGGGCTCGGCACCCGGTTGGGCTTCACGTTCAGCGAGGTGGAGGAGCTGCGCCTGGCGGTGGGCGAGGCGGCCGCCCAGCTGTGCGACGCCGGGCCCGAGTCGAGCCTGGTCGTCTCCTACGACATCGAGCCGAACGGCCTCCGGGTGACGCTCGCGCTCGACGGCGGCGCGGTCGTCCCGGCGTTCTCCGACCTGGCGGCCACCGTGCTCGACACCGTGGTCGACGAGTGGTCGCTCGACCCCGGCAAGTCGTCGGTCACCCTGCGCAAGGCCCCGGCCGACCACGACGACTAGCGGCGTCCCGGTTCAGCGACCGGTGTGGCCGAAGCCGCCGGTGCCGCGCTGCGACGGCGGCAGCGTCTCGACCACCGTGAACTCGGCCTGCTCCACCCGCTGGATCACCAGCTGGGCGATGCGGTCGCCCCGGCCGACCTCGTAGTCGGCGTCCGGGTCGGTGTTGACGAGCAGCACCTTCAGCTCGTCGCGGTAGCCGCTGTCGATCAGGCCTGGGGAGTTCAGGCAGGTGACGCCGTGGCGCAGCGCCAGCCCGCTGCGGGGCTGCACGAACCCGGCGTACCCCTCCGGCAGCGCGAGGGCCACACCGGTCGGCACGAGCGCCCGGCCCCCACCCCGCCGCAACCGCACGCCCTCCCTGGCGACCAGGTCGGCCCCGGCGTCGCCCTCCCGCGCGTACCCGGGCAACGGCAGTTCGGGATCGAGCACCAGCAACGGAACGGTCAGCACCCCGTGGTTCGTCAGCACCCCGCCATTGTGGTGCCGTGAGAACGCACGACTTGGAATAGGGTCCCTATGTGCTCGTGTGGATGGATCTCGAGATGACCGGGCTGGAACCCGCGAGGCACGTGATCGTGGAGATCGCCACGTTGGTCACCGACGACGAGCTCCAGATCGTCGCCAGCGGGCCCGACCTGGTGATCCACCAGCCGGCCGAGGCGCTCGCCGCCATGGAGCCGGTGGTGCGGGACATGCACACCCGCAGCGGGCTGCTCGAGGCGATCACCGCGTCGACGGTCACGCTGGAGGCCGCCGGCAAGGCCACCCTCGACTTCATCCGGACCCACGTGCCCGAGCCGCGCACGGTGCCGCTGTGCGGCAACTCCATCGGCACCGACCGCCGCTTCCTGGCCAGCTACCTGCCCGACATCGAGAACCACCTGCACTACAGGTCGGTCGACGTGTCGACGATCAAGGAGCTGGCCCGGCGCTGGTACCCCTCGGTGATCGACTCGGTACCCAAGAAGGCGACCACGCACCGGGCCCTCGACGACATCCTCGAGAGCGTCTCGGAGCTGCGCTTCTACCGGGAGAAGCTGTTCGTCCCGGTGACTGCACCACAAGTTTGAGGAAACACCTCTAATATTCCTTTGACGCAGTTGCCGCCCGTGTGGTGGCATCGCCTGCGAATGGCTGGATGACCCCCGAGGATGGAATCAGGACGATGACTCGCAGCACCCTTCAACCGAGCCTCACGGCCGGTGCTGCGCGTCCTGGGACCGACCGGGAGCGCGTAGCCCCCGCCCTGACGTTTGGTACGTCCCACGCCGGTTCCGGCGCGTTCGACTGCATTACGTCGATCGGCGCCGACCAGGCGTGGATGCAGGTGTGGAACCTCGACGCCAAGCCGGCGTACCCGGTCGCCCACACCGACCGAACCACTCCACGGCCTTTGGAGCGCTCACCCTGAGAAGGGAAAGAGCGCAAGGAACCTCCGAAGGCCGTCGGGACAACCCGGCGGCCTTTTCTGATTCTTGGACCCGATTCCGCATGCGCACCGAAACCTCACAGAAAAACGGAACCCAGCGAGGGGGAAGGGCAATGATCGCCCAGCTCACCAGACCCAACGACGAACGAGACGAAGCACCCGACAGTCCCACCGGCGACGAGCTGGACTGGGCCGACGAGAACCCCATCTCGCCCGAGCTCGCCGCCACCGAGCACGGCTGGTGGGCCCATGCCCGCTGCAACGACGGCGGGGGTCAGCTCAACGAGCTGTTCTTCAGCGACGAGCTGCAGGACATCGCTCGGGCCAAGCACATCTGCGCCACGTGCCCGGCCCTGATCCCCTGCCTCGAGGGCGCCCTGGAGCGGCGTGAGCCGTGGGGCGTCTGGGGTGGTCAGCTCTTCCTCAACGGGAAGATCCTGGCCAGCAAGCGGCGTCGGGGTCGGCCCCCGAAGCACGCCCGCCCCGAGGACCAGCTCCCGGACATCCCCATCCCGGAGCACCTGCAGGACGTGGCGGTGGTCCGCATCGCCTAGCGGAACCGCCACTCAGGTCGCGGGCCGATGGTGCAGCCCCTCCCCCCTGCGCACCATCGGCCCGCCAGGCCGGTAGCCATCAGGCCGATCGGCGCGGGGAGAGCCGTCACCAGGCGCAACTGCCACCGGCCGAGGCTCTAAATCGGCCGGAGGCGGCGGCGTCAGCCGCCTTGCCGCAGGCACTAGGAAGCGGGTCCGGTGGTTGCGTCGAGCAGCC
This window harbors:
- the ligD gene encoding non-homologous end-joining DNA ligase translates to MPQYLPMKATTARLPEGADWTYELKWDGMRALSEVRGGELRIWSSNAKDATVSYPELAVLADAFPLDVVLDGEIVALDEAGHPSFGRLQNRMHITSPAEAARRAADVPVELVLFDVLQVGDRPTIGLPLSDRRTVLRSLADDLPPGVQVAGVFDDGPGLLAAAAHQGLEGVIAKRAGSVYRPGKRTADWVKVKVQRRQELVVGGWAEGQGERAGTFGALLVGYHDTSVPERPLRYAGRVGTGFTGATLAELRTTLAELATDQCPFTPSPPHLRSRDAHWVRPELVAEIGFGNWTDEGLLRHPVYLGLRNDVDPERVVREPSP
- a CDS encoding WhiB family transcriptional regulator, with amino-acid sequence MIAQLTRPNDERDEAPDSPTGDELDWADENPISPELAATEHGWWAHARCNDGGGQLNELFFSDELQDIARAKHICATCPALIPCLEGALERREPWGVWGGQLFLNGKILASKRRRGRPPKHARPEDQLPDIPIPEHLQDVAVVRIA
- the dut gene encoding dUTP diphosphatase, with protein sequence MLTNHGVLTVPLLVLDPELPLPGYAREGDAGADLVAREGVRLRRGGGRALVPTGVALALPEGYAGFVQPRSGLALRHGVTCLNSPGLIDSGYRDELKVLLVNTDPDADYEVGRGDRIAQLVIQRVEQAEFTVVETLPPSQRGTGGFGHTGR
- the orn gene encoding oligoribonuclease, with protein sequence MDLEMTGLEPARHVIVEIATLVTDDELQIVASGPDLVIHQPAEALAAMEPVVRDMHTRSGLLEAITASTVTLEAAGKATLDFIRTHVPEPRTVPLCGNSIGTDRRFLASYLPDIENHLHYRSVDVSTIKELARRWYPSVIDSVPKKATTHRALDDILESVSELRFYREKLFVPVTAPQV